A window of Rhododendron vialii isolate Sample 1 chromosome 11a, ASM3025357v1 genomic DNA:
CTTCTTAGCTTTCAACTTTAATGGTAATTAAGTTATATTTCGGCCAGTGTGCCAGGGTTATAACCTTCTGAAATACTTGGAACAGGACATGTACTTTGATCATGTGGAAATAGAAAATCTCCTTTGGGGTATTCGGCGGGTATTTGTGAGGATTCTTAAATTATGAAAAGTactgatttttttgttaaaaatcgagggtgtgacaacttggtatcagagcctaggtTTAGAATACCTAgggaccgtggggagacttagcCTTATGGGTTCAAAACTCATTGCATATTTTTACATGacatatgtgtgcttgtgtgatTATCATCCATGGAACTATGTGACATTGCATTTACGATAACATAGACTATTATGGTGTTGATGACACGTGTGAGGAAAGTTAGAGACTTAATCTCTCGATGGAGCTGTAGTTGTTGTTGTTAATTGTTTCATGTTTAAAAATTCTTGTAGCACGATGCCTCCGAGACATGAAAATAGGCGGGGTAGGATTGAAAATCCAAGAATGGGAACAGGATAAAATCAACTTGCTAGAGAAATTGTAGCGGCACTTGCAGAGTCAAACATTCTGAATCCAGCACTTAAGGCTAACAGGAATGACAGTGCCATGGAAGCAATGAGAGAGTTTTGTCGTATGAAACCACCTCAGTTTGATGGGGACAGTAGTGATCCTCTTGTGGCCGATCATTGGCTTTCACAAATTCGTAAAATTTTTAACGCTCTTAAGATTACAGAAGATGACCTTCGGGTGAGTATAGTAGCTTGTCAACTTATCGGTGAGGCtaatgagtggtgggaatccATTTTAGGAGTAAGAAGAGACGCAAGAAGGATGGCTAGAGCGGTGAATCAAGGGAATGAGCCGGATGAGGAAAACCTAACTTGGGCCGAGTTCGAGGAACTCTTCGAAAACCAATATTTTCCAGAAACATGTCGTGAGCAACTTAGAGAACAGTTCGAGAAGTTTGAGCAAGGAAATATGACCGTCTCTAATTATGCTATAAAATTTCAATCTCTATCACGTTTTGCTCCAGAATTAGTGGCGACAGAGGAAAGAAAGTGTAGGCGCTTTGAGAAGGGGTTGCAATCGTCTATTAAGCCGTTGGTAGTAAGTCAGCGTATTGGGAAGTTTTCTGAGATTGTTGAGTGTGCGAGGAGTGTTGAGATTTCGATAGGTGTGCAGGGAAATGTGGAAGTGTGGGAACCTAGGCAACCGATCGTTAGTGCAAGTTTGCCTTCGGGAAGTTCTGAGAGCCAAAGGAGGAAGAGACAACGGGATCCACCCCAATCATTGCAAGTTCAGCAGAGTTTTGGGCCACCTACTTCATCGGGAAGTCATGGAGTTTTAGTTAAACCTTAAATTGTGTGTCACAGGTGTGGTCAGCCGGGTCACTTTCGTGCTCAGTGTACACAACGGAAGACATGTTTCATTTGCGGCGCACCTGATCATCTTGCAAGAAGATGCCCTCAGAAAGTAGGAGAGCATAATGGGCCTAGTTCAGTGAGACCTGGGCAGAGTTTTGTTCGACATCATTCACAGTTCCAGTCTACATTGGGTCAAGGGTCATGAGTTGAGTGAGGAGTGAGTCCTACCATTTCTCAGGCTCCAGAAACACCGGATGTATAGGGTAATTTATCCCCTCTCGATTAATCATTTTGCTAGAAATCCTTTTGATTCGAGAACATGCCACATCTCTATGATTTGCATCATTCATTTGACTTGAATTTGAACACCAAGGAATCCTAGGCCATTCTTGTGTGTTGAGTAACCCCTCCTGATTGTGTTTGCCGAGACTATGAGCTGGTTATTTCAGATGATCGTTTTGTCTTTGACCTTCGTGTTTCGCGTGAGGCGAGATTTGATCTTGTCTAGAGAAAAGATTGGTTACATCAATGATTATTTGCTATATGTCAGTTGTGTCTCCATCCGAGTTGTtattttattgcatttttttttctctatggTCGAAATGAACCTTGATTGAAATTTGTATTTGAACTTATTATCCTTGAGGTCGTTTGTTCATTGGCTTGAATAGATTTTGACACCTGCATCGATTACCACACAATCATTTCTAGTGTTGCTTTATGCTATACGGATCCTTGTTATGATTTTGTCTCACACTCTTGATCTACTCCTTACGTTACGATTCATGGTATAAAATCTCGCTAGCCAATTTGGAATTCCATTGCTATGGTTACAAAGTTCTTGGTTTGCTATTGCTATTCACCTTATCTTTGCTGTTGTGGTTTCTATCAAATCTAGGCCAAGTTGGCAGTGTCATCTTCCATGACATTGTGTTCTTTTGTGTTGTCAAATTCAAATCTTGTTG
This region includes:
- the LOC131306982 gene encoding uncharacterized protein LOC131306982; the encoded protein is MEAMREFCRMKPPQFDGDSSDPLVADHWLSQIRKIFNALKITEDDLRVSIVACQLIGEANEWWESILGVRRDARRMARAVNQGNEPDEENLTWAEFEELFENQYFPETCREQLREQFEKFEQGNMTVSNYAIKFQSLSRFAPELVATEERKCRRFEKGLQSSIKPLVVSQRIGKFSEIVECARSVEISIGVQGNVEVWEPRQPIVSASLPSGSSESQRRKRQRDPPQSLCGQPGHFRAQCTQRKTCFICGAPDHLARRCPQKVGEHNGPSSVRPGQSFVRHHSQFQSTLGQGS